In Juglans microcarpa x Juglans regia isolate MS1-56 chromosome 4S, Jm3101_v1.0, whole genome shotgun sequence, a single window of DNA contains:
- the LOC121263198 gene encoding auxin-responsive protein SAUR50-like, translating to MAIRKSNKLPQTAVLKQILKRCSSLGRKQHDYDEQGLPLDVPKGHFVVYVGENRSRYIVPISYLTRPEFQSLLQQAEEEFGFNHEMGLTIPCEEEVFQSLTSMLG from the coding sequence ATGGCCATCAGAAAATCAAACAAACTGCCTCAAACAGCTGTACTCAAGCAAATTCTCAAGCGGTGCTCAAGCTTGGGAAGGAAACAACATGACTACGATGAACAAGGGCTTCCTTTGGACGTCCCAAAGGGGCATTTTGTTGTATATGTTGGAGAGAACAGAAGCAGATACATTGTTCCAATCTCTTACTTGACACGTCCTGAGTTCCAGAGTCTACTGCAACAAGCTGAAGAAGAGTTTGGCTTCAACCACGAGATGGGTCTCACAATTCCTTGCGAAGAAGAAGTTTTCCAATCTCTAACATCCATGCTCGGATGA